A region from the Triticum aestivum cultivar Chinese Spring chromosome 3D, IWGSC CS RefSeq v2.1, whole genome shotgun sequence genome encodes:
- the LOC543421 gene encoding 17.5 kDa class II heat shock protein has translation MEGRMFGLETPLMTALQHLLDVPDGEAGGPGNAAGEKQGPTRAYVRDARAMAATPADVKELPGAYAFVVDMPGLGSGDIKVQVEDERVLVISGERRREEKEDAKYLRMERRMGKMMRKFVLPENADMEKISAVCRDGVLTVSLEKLPPPETKKPKTIQVQVA, from the coding sequence ATGGAGGGCAGGATGTTCGGACTGGAGACCCCGCTGATGACGGCGCTGCAGCACCTGCTGGACGTACCGGACGGCGAGGCCGGCGGACCCGGCAATGCCGCCGGCGAGAAGCAGGGCCCGACGCGCGCCTACGTCCGCGACGCGCGCGCCATGGCGGCCACCCCGGCCGACGTGAAGGAGCTGCCGGGCGCGTACGCGTTCGTGGTGGACATGCCGGGGCTGGGGTCCGGCGACATCAAGGTGCAGGTGGAGGACGAGCGCGTGTTGGTGAtcagcggcgagcggcggagggaggagaaggaggacgCCAAGTACCTGCGGATGGAGCGCCGCATGGGCAAGATGATGCGCAAGTTCGTGCTCCCCGAGAACGCCGACATGGAGAAGATCTCCGCCGTGTGCCGCGACGGCGTGCTCACCGTCTCCTTGGAGAAGCTGCCGCCGCccgaaaccaagaagcccaagaccaTCCAGGTCCAGGTCGCCTGA